The Gammaproteobacteria bacterium genome has a segment encoding these proteins:
- a CDS encoding glycosyltransferase family 25 protein produces MAIVKFKIFVINLDSSQDRLVSIAQQFDKLGLEFERVSAVRGSDLSKQEKSEIFDLDINLQKYHKILNDGEIGCYLSHVRCYEKIIAEQLDYALILEDDAILTEHINGYIKNIPMISNDWDYIKLSHGSKVKKVIDTVSIGDNLSLSTAKKIPSTNTGQFVSLSGAEKLMAHAFPIARPIDVEIQYWFEKQLRCFVAQPSPILNGDFGSEINQVSDRREAKKHRLKRWVQKIHFELELIHHRNNIPSLPKIKR; encoded by the coding sequence ATGGCAATAGTTAAATTTAAAATATTTGTGATTAATCTAGACTCAAGTCAAGATCGACTGGTGTCTATTGCTCAGCAATTCGACAAACTTGGCCTTGAATTTGAGCGTGTGTCCGCTGTGCGGGGAAGTGATTTAAGCAAGCAAGAAAAGAGCGAAATATTCGATCTAGACATTAACCTACAAAAGTACCATAAGATATTAAATGATGGTGAAATTGGATGTTACTTAAGCCACGTGCGTTGTTATGAGAAAATTATCGCTGAGCAGCTAGATTATGCATTAATTTTGGAAGACGATGCTATTTTGACTGAGCATATTAACGGATATATTAAAAATATTCCGATGATATCTAATGATTGGGATTATATTAAATTGTCTCATGGTAGTAAGGTAAAAAAAGTAATTGATACGGTATCAATAGGTGACAACTTGTCATTGAGTACCGCCAAGAAAATACCTTCTACTAATACTGGCCAATTTGTTTCTCTATCTGGAGCTGAGAAGTTAATGGCTCATGCATTTCCAATCGCTAGGCCAATCGATGTTGAAATTCAGTATTGGTTCGAGAAACAATTAAGATGTTTTGTGGCACAGCCGTCTCCTATCTTAAATGGAGATTTTGGCAGTGAAATTAATCAAGTGTCCGACCGTAGAGAGGCAAAAAAACATCGGTTGAAGCGCTGGGTACAAAAAATCCATTTCGAACTGGAGCTTATTCATCATCGCAATAATATCCCATCATTACCTAAGATTAAACGTTAG
- the coaBC gene encoding bifunctional phosphopantothenoylcysteine decarboxylase/phosphopantothenate--cysteine ligase CoaBC translates to MHVKNKKIVLGITGGIAAYKCAELVRRLKERGADVRVIMTHGAKEFITPLTLQAVSGHPVSDSLLDPAAEAAMGHIELAKWADLVLIAPATVNVIASINAGLAGDLLTTVCLATAAPIAIAPAMNQQMYRATATQHNITNLKARGIKVWGPGSGEQACGDVGLGRMLEPMQLVELVQQHFQPAQPKFKILITAGPTREAIDPVRYISNHSSGKMGFALAKAAAQLGGEVTLISGPVSLTAPENVTRIDVVSAKQMHQQALAKAGQVDIFVGCAAVADYRPVAIADQKIKKNDDQMTITMVKNPDILQDISLSNNRPFCVGFAAETQDVETYARGKLQRKKLDLIAANNVAIAGQGFNADQNALTLFWKDGQLDLPLANKEQLATKLMVEILSHFHNKS, encoded by the coding sequence ATACACGTGAAAAATAAAAAGATCGTACTAGGCATCACAGGCGGTATCGCCGCCTATAAATGCGCAGAATTAGTTCGTCGCCTTAAAGAACGTGGCGCTGATGTTCGTGTGATCATGACTCATGGTGCAAAAGAATTTATCACCCCACTGACCTTGCAAGCCGTTAGCGGCCATCCGGTCAGCGATAGTTTGCTTGATCCTGCTGCAGAAGCCGCAATGGGACATATTGAGTTGGCAAAATGGGCCGATTTAGTACTCATTGCGCCAGCTACCGTTAACGTTATCGCCTCGATTAATGCCGGGTTAGCCGGTGATTTACTCACCACAGTATGCCTAGCGACGGCGGCACCCATTGCGATTGCGCCGGCGATGAATCAGCAAATGTACCGAGCAACTGCAACTCAGCACAACATTACCAATTTAAAAGCCCGCGGAATAAAAGTATGGGGCCCAGGTAGTGGTGAGCAAGCTTGTGGTGATGTTGGGCTAGGCAGAATGCTAGAACCGATGCAATTGGTTGAACTTGTTCAGCAGCATTTTCAACCTGCTCAGCCTAAGTTTAAAATATTAATCACCGCTGGCCCAACGAGAGAAGCGATTGATCCTGTTCGTTATATTAGCAACCACAGTTCAGGAAAAATGGGTTTTGCATTAGCTAAGGCTGCCGCTCAGCTCGGTGGCGAAGTCACTTTAATTAGCGGCCCTGTTTCATTAACAGCGCCAGAGAATGTCACTCGCATTGATGTTGTCAGCGCCAAGCAGATGCACCAACAAGCGCTAGCGAAAGCCGGACAGGTGGATATTTTTGTTGGCTGTGCCGCCGTTGCTGATTACCGCCCTGTTGCGATTGCGGATCAAAAAATCAAGAAAAATGATGACCAAATGACCATTACCATGGTTAAAAATCCTGACATTTTGCAAGATATATCATTAAGCAACAACCGCCCTTTTTGTGTTGGTTTTGCTGCTGAGACTCAAGATGTTGAAACCTATGCCCGGGGTAAGCTCCAGCGCAAAAAACTCGACTTGATTGCCGCCAATAATGTTGCAATCGCCGGCCAAGGCTTTAATGCCGATCAAAATGCCCTGACCCTATTCTGGAAAGATGGCCAACTTGATCTGCCTTTGGCCAACAAAGAACAATTAGCTACTAAGTTAATGGTTGAAATTCTTAGCCATTTCCATAACAAATCATAA
- the slmA gene encoding nucleoid occlusion factor SlmA, translated as MAVTKKINRREQILQALAHMLETPGRRITTASLAKEVGVSEAALYRHFPSKARMFEGLIEFIEQSILSRVNIITSDEKNTLLRCYRLIQLILLFAEKNPGITRIMTGDALLGEHDRLRERMSMLFDKLETHLKQILRERKLREGKSFDIDESQLANMLLAYAEGRITQYVRSEFKLKPTDGFEQQWQQFAKLLG; from the coding sequence ATGGCCGTCACAAAAAAAATAAATCGTCGCGAGCAAATTTTACAAGCACTAGCCCACATGCTTGAAACGCCAGGACGGCGCATCACTACCGCTAGTTTAGCCAAGGAAGTCGGGGTTTCAGAAGCGGCGCTTTATCGCCACTTCCCTTCTAAAGCCCGGATGTTTGAAGGGCTAATTGAGTTTATTGAACAATCGATTTTATCGCGCGTTAATATTATTACCAGTGATGAAAAAAACACCTTGTTACGTTGTTATCGCTTAATTCAGCTTATTTTACTGTTTGCTGAAAAAAATCCCGGCATTACCAGAATTATGACTGGCGACGCTTTATTAGGCGAACACGACAGGCTTAGAGAACGCATGTCGATGCTCTTTGATAAGCTAGAAACTCATCTTAAGCAAATATTGCGCGAACGTAAATTACGTGAAGGAAAAAGCTTTGATATTGATGAAAGTCAGTTAGCCAACATGCTACTCGCTTATGCCGAAGGGCGGATTACTCAGTACGTACGCAGTGAGTTTAAGCTTAAACCGACCGACGGTTTTGAACAGCAATGGCAGCAGTTTGCTAAATTACTTGGCTAA
- the rpmG gene encoding 50S ribosomal protein L33 — protein sequence MREKIKLVSSASSHFYTTDKNKRTMPEKLELKKFDPIVRKHVMYKEAKIK from the coding sequence ATGCGCGAAAAAATTAAATTAGTTTCAAGTGCTAGCAGTCATTTTTACACGACTGATAAGAACAAACGCACTATGCCAGAGAAACTAGAACTTAAAAAGTTCGACCCGATTGTACGTAAGCACGTTATGTACAAAGAAGCTAAAATCAAGTAA
- the coaD gene encoding pantetheine-phosphate adenylyltransferase: MHTKAIYPGTFDPVTNGHIDLVERASKLFTEVIVGVANSPSKKPRFTLEQRVNLAKAVTQHLDNVTVVGFNGLLVDFARQYQATVLVRGLRAVSDFEYEFQLANMNRRLHPDLESVFLTPSEKNSFISSTLVKEVALHGGDVSQFVPDIVSDALSQ; this comes from the coding sequence ATGCATACAAAAGCAATATACCCAGGAACATTTGATCCCGTCACTAATGGTCATATTGATTTAGTTGAGCGCGCCTCAAAATTATTTACCGAAGTCATTGTTGGTGTCGCTAATAGCCCGAGTAAAAAACCGCGCTTTACACTTGAGCAGCGAGTAAATTTAGCTAAGGCTGTTACTCAACACCTTGATAATGTAACTGTAGTTGGCTTTAATGGCTTGCTGGTTGATTTCGCAAGGCAGTATCAAGCCACCGTATTAGTTCGTGGCCTGCGCGCGGTTTCTGATTTTGAATATGAATTTCAATTAGCCAATATGAACAGACGGCTACACCCAGATCTTGAAAGTGTCTTTTTAACCCCATCGGAGAAAAATTCTTTTATTTCATCGACACTAGTAAAAGAAGTTGCGCTACACGGTGGCGATGTCAGCCAATTTGTCCCTGATATTGTTTCTGATGCGCTGAGTCAATAA
- the rpmB gene encoding 50S ribosomal protein L28: MSKVCQVTGKRPITGNNVSHAKNHTRRRFLPNLHTHRFWVESENRFVKLRLTAKGMRIIDKKGIDVVLAEMRTRGEKV, encoded by the coding sequence ATGTCTAAAGTATGCCAAGTAACTGGTAAAAGACCAATTACAGGTAACAACGTATCGCACGCAAAAAACCACACGCGTCGTCGTTTTTTACCAAATCTTCACACTCACCGTTTTTGGGTTGAGAGTGAAAATCGTTTCGTTAAATTACGTCTTACTGCTAAAGGTATGCGTATTATCGATAAGAAAGGTATTGATGTGGTATTAGCAGAAATGCGTACCCGTGGCGAAAAGGTTTAA
- a CDS encoding glycosyltransferase family 9 protein: MNYPGHQPQSICILRLSAIGDVCNAVAAVQAIQRRWPETTITWVIGKVEAMLLEGLPGVEFIIFDKKSGLQGYKELKTTLKGRQFDVLLQMQVALRASLASWCIKAKYKVGFDKKRAKEGQWLFGNRRIKAQIKPHVLDGFMAFAEVTGVTDLTPQWQMPLNEQDLNWANQHFDPDRRTLVIAPAASKAERNWQAQHYSAIVNYAHDKDWNVILCGGPTASEQQLGQLINDSCEQQPLNLIGKTTLKQLLAVLKQADVVLAPDTGPAHMAVTVATPVIGLYAHSNPARTGPYSYQEFVVSTYIETIVEQKKKPISMIKWGTRAKGENLMDTIKVQDVKNKLETMILELDLAPKRYGGFAKKTQS; encoded by the coding sequence ATGAATTACCCCGGACATCAGCCGCAATCTATTTGTATTCTACGTTTAAGTGCCATTGGAGACGTCTGCAATGCTGTCGCCGCAGTGCAAGCCATTCAGCGCCGCTGGCCAGAAACAACCATCACATGGGTGATCGGTAAAGTAGAAGCTATGCTGCTTGAAGGATTACCAGGGGTCGAATTTATTATTTTTGACAAAAAATCCGGCTTACAAGGTTATAAAGAACTCAAGACAACGCTTAAAGGTCGCCAGTTCGATGTTTTATTGCAAATGCAGGTCGCGCTGCGAGCTAGCCTCGCCAGTTGGTGCATCAAAGCCAAGTACAAAGTAGGTTTTGATAAAAAACGAGCGAAAGAAGGCCAATGGTTGTTTGGTAATCGTAGAATTAAGGCACAAATAAAACCTCACGTACTCGACGGTTTCATGGCCTTTGCCGAAGTCACAGGGGTAACAGATCTCACTCCGCAATGGCAAATGCCACTAAATGAGCAAGACCTCAACTGGGCCAATCAACATTTTGATCCCGATCGCCGAACTTTAGTTATTGCACCAGCCGCCAGTAAAGCCGAGCGAAATTGGCAGGCTCAGCACTATAGCGCTATTGTTAACTATGCTCACGATAAAGATTGGAATGTTATTTTATGTGGCGGTCCGACAGCATCAGAGCAACAGCTTGGACAATTGATCAATGATAGCTGCGAGCAGCAACCACTAAATTTAATTGGTAAAACAACGTTAAAGCAGCTGCTAGCAGTATTAAAACAAGCTGATGTGGTGTTAGCGCCAGATACCGGCCCAGCACATATGGCCGTCACCGTAGCTACGCCAGTTATTGGTTTATATGCGCACAGTAACCCTGCGCGAACAGGCCCATATAGCTATCAAGAGTTTGTCGTTAGTACTTATATTGAGACCATCGTAGAGCAAAAGAAAAAACCTATTTCGATGATCAAATGGGGCACCCGGGCTAAAGGCGAAAACTTAATGGACACAATTAAAGTCCAAGACGTAAAAAACAAACTAGAAACGATGATTTTAGAGCTTGATTTGGCCCCAAAACGTTATGGTGGTTTCGCTAAAAAAACTCAATCATAA
- a CDS encoding 3-deoxy-D-manno-octulosonic acid kinase: MVLHLQQSDNQWLIGHLDAVVDRAWFMPSYWQQQQQILGQSHGRNVTWFVGLPEQAMVLRHYYRGGLIGKLITDCYWFSSIEQTRAYREFSLLVELERLQLPACRVVAAQVTKTGLIYRADLLMKMVDNGQDLVALLTQGPLTESQWAAIGATIAEFHRARVYHADLNAHNILIDNNQQTWLIDFDRGEIKAEAGAWCQQNLDRLLRSFEKELAQLGVFHFGPQQWQQLLQGYQQAMAVQA, from the coding sequence GTGGTTTTACACCTGCAACAATCAGATAATCAGTGGCTTATTGGTCATTTAGACGCCGTGGTCGATCGGGCGTGGTTTATGCCCTCGTATTGGCAGCAACAACAGCAGATTTTAGGTCAATCTCATGGCCGTAATGTCACCTGGTTTGTCGGCCTGCCAGAGCAGGCTATGGTATTACGCCATTATTATCGTGGCGGTTTAATTGGTAAATTAATAACAGATTGTTATTGGTTTAGCAGTATCGAACAAACTAGGGCTTATCGCGAATTTTCGTTATTGGTGGAATTAGAGCGACTGCAGTTACCGGCTTGTCGCGTTGTGGCAGCGCAAGTGACCAAAACTGGCTTAATTTATCGGGCCGATTTACTGATGAAGATGGTCGACAATGGTCAGGATCTGGTGGCCTTGTTAACACAAGGGCCGCTAACAGAATCGCAATGGGCGGCGATTGGTGCAACGATTGCAGAATTTCATCGGGCGCGGGTTTATCACGCCGATTTAAATGCCCACAATATTTTGATCGACAACAACCAGCAAACTTGGTTAATTGATTTTGATCGCGGTGAAATAAAAGCCGAGGCTGGTGCCTGGTGCCAGCAAAACCTCGACCGGTTATTACGCTCTTTTGAGAAAGAATTAGCCCAACTTGGCGTTTTTCATTTTGGTCCGCAGCAGTGGCAACAGTTATTGCAAGGTTATCAGCAAGCAATGGCAGTGCAAGCTTAA
- the radC gene encoding DNA repair protein RadC has product MSIKHWPQQMRPREKLLAQGASALSDAELLAIFLRTGVRGLSAVALANNLLVNFGSLPALLQASKTEFCQQVGLGEAKYAQLQASAELTKRCLKQQLQQIVALTSSAQTMDYLQAKLVNLPYESFVVIYLDNQHQVLQCEELFRGTINAANVYPREIVRQVIKYNAAAVILSHNHPSGISEPSQSDIRITNRIKAALILIDVSILDHVIIGFGNPYSFADNGLI; this is encoded by the coding sequence ATGTCGATCAAACATTGGCCACAACAAATGCGGCCGCGAGAAAAATTATTAGCACAGGGCGCAAGCGCCTTATCCGATGCAGAATTGTTGGCGATATTTTTACGCACAGGTGTGCGGGGCCTATCTGCCGTGGCGTTGGCCAATAATTTGTTGGTCAACTTTGGTAGTTTACCGGCCTTATTACAGGCGTCTAAAACTGAATTTTGCCAACAGGTTGGTCTCGGGGAGGCCAAATATGCGCAGCTACAGGCGAGTGCCGAGCTAACTAAGCGCTGCCTTAAACAACAACTACAACAAATTGTGGCATTAACCAGTTCGGCGCAAACGATGGATTATTTACAGGCGAAATTGGTCAATTTACCTTATGAAAGCTTTGTTGTGATCTACCTTGATAATCAGCACCAAGTGCTGCAATGCGAGGAACTATTTCGCGGTACAATTAATGCGGCAAATGTTTATCCGCGAGAAATTGTTCGCCAAGTGATAAAATATAATGCTGCGGCGGTTATTTTAAGTCATAATCACCCGTCGGGAATTTCCGAGCCGAGTCAGTCTGATATTCGCATCACTAATCGAATAAAAGCGGCACTAATATTGATTGATGTATCGATCCTAGATCATGTCATTATCGGCTTTGGAAATCCGTATTCTTTTGCAGATAACGGGCTAATATAG
- a CDS encoding glycosyltransferase has product MNKENVALVLTSCNRFDLLEMTLASFFKFNTYPISQHIIIEDSHNLVQLTKVLDKFPAIDFIVLNNDPQLGQMRSIDKAYACVTAEYIFHCEDDWEFYREGFIEDSFDVLKSDEKIVTVWLREQNDTNEHPVEPELFDSTSTKPIQYQIMLRNHKRRANSALWHGFTFNPGLRRLSDYQILAPIGELAGELNMSEIYHQKGFKAAIFPTGYVRHTGDHRGIRYKLSQNQLAKDFSVFCKRISAAFCRIFGI; this is encoded by the coding sequence GTGAACAAAGAAAATGTTGCGCTAGTTCTAACGAGCTGTAATCGATTTGATTTACTTGAAATGACTTTAGCCAGTTTTTTCAAATTCAATACTTACCCTATCTCTCAGCATATCATCATTGAAGATAGTCATAATCTAGTGCAATTAACAAAAGTGCTAGATAAGTTCCCTGCTATTGATTTCATCGTATTAAATAACGATCCTCAATTAGGTCAAATGAGAAGCATTGATAAGGCTTATGCATGTGTAACTGCTGAGTATATTTTTCACTGCGAGGACGATTGGGAGTTTTATCGAGAAGGTTTTATCGAAGACTCATTTGACGTCCTAAAATCAGATGAAAAAATTGTAACCGTTTGGCTACGAGAACAAAATGATACTAATGAGCATCCAGTTGAACCAGAACTTTTCGACAGCACTTCCACCAAACCCATACAATATCAGATCATGTTACGTAACCATAAGCGTCGGGCTAATTCAGCCCTGTGGCACGGCTTTACATTTAATCCAGGCTTGAGAAGGCTGTCTGACTATCAAATACTTGCACCTATAGGTGAATTGGCTGGTGAACTTAACATGAGTGAGATTTATCATCAAAAAGGCTTCAAAGCGGCAATTTTCCCAACGGGTTATGTGCGGCATACAGGTGACCATAGGGGGATCAGGTATAAACTCAGCCAAAATCAGCTAGCTAAAGATTTTTCGGTTTTCTGCAAACGAATTAGCGCTGCGTTCTGTCGAATTTTCGGCATTTAA
- a CDS encoding glycosyltransferase family 2 protein: MKKLPISVFIVTLNEEKNIATALQSVNFADEIIVVDSGSSDRTVAIAQGLGATVVVNSWPGYAKQKQFAMGLCRHDWVLNLDADEEVTPALAERFKELVTQDKYVNIRCLRDDIFMGEALSSWSKKPNNNRLYKKSLACFDSSRLVHESATVEGKELFISETLTHYGYGNIEVLTHKNNLYSSLKSQEKFDKNKNFSIIKLLFIFPLVFIKELLFQRKIFSGKRGFILSIILAYYAFMKEAKLYELQVDQSVKVNKREQ, from the coding sequence ATGAAAAAACTACCGATCAGTGTTTTTATTGTTACGTTGAATGAAGAAAAAAATATCGCGACAGCACTTCAAAGCGTGAACTTTGCTGATGAGATTATTGTTGTGGACTCTGGTAGTAGTGATCGTACAGTAGCAATAGCACAAGGGCTTGGTGCAACTGTTGTTGTAAACTCTTGGCCTGGTTATGCAAAACAAAAACAGTTTGCCATGGGGTTATGCCGTCATGATTGGGTCTTGAATCTTGATGCCGATGAAGAGGTTACTCCTGCTTTAGCAGAGCGCTTCAAAGAGCTTGTTACTCAGGATAAGTACGTTAATATCCGTTGCTTACGTGATGATATTTTTATGGGTGAAGCGCTATCTTCTTGGTCAAAGAAACCTAATAACAATAGATTATATAAAAAATCTTTAGCATGTTTCGATAGTAGTCGTCTGGTACATGAAAGCGCTACGGTAGAAGGGAAAGAGCTTTTTATCAGTGAAACGTTGACGCATTATGGTTATGGTAATATTGAAGTTTTAACCCATAAGAATAATTTATACTCATCGCTAAAATCTCAGGAAAAATTTGATAAAAATAAAAACTTTTCGATAATTAAGTTGTTATTTATTTTCCCATTAGTTTTTATTAAAGAGTTGCTTTTTCAGCGAAAAATATTTTCTGGTAAGCGCGGTTTTATTTTGTCGATTATTCTGGCCTATTATGCATTTATGAAAGAAGCTAAATTGTATGAGCTTCAAGTGGATCAATCGGTTAAGGTTAACAAGAGAGAACAATAG
- the waaA gene encoding lipid IV(A) 3-deoxy-D-manno-octulosonic acid transferase, whose amino-acid sequence MNRHLYTFFLYLLTPIILAYLGYRALRSADYRGRVGERFGFNKFNVSKPVILIHSVSVGETIAATPLINNLLCNHPDHQIVVTTSTPTGSATVIKAFGNRVTHCYLPLDLPGAMQRFLHRLQPAICIIMETELWPNMIHQLHQRQIPTLLANARMSEKSARGYHKKAAPLMAEMLAKITQVSAQFASDGQRFSDLGLAAEKLKITGSIKFDLKISPELIAQQMQLKAAWATQRPVWVAGSTHPVEDQQILQVHQQLLLQLPELLLVIVPRHSERFDGVSQLCQSMALSFVKRSDDEAPSLKTQVVVGDTMGELLLMCGVADVAFIGGSLIERGGHNPLEPAALGKPVLMGPHVFNFSDICQRLTAAKGLTIVEDPSQLSQELQRLFNDNNQRLTMGHSAQEFVKSNQGTLQRLELWVSKQLAITNT is encoded by the coding sequence ATGAATAGACACTTATATACCTTTTTTTTATACCTACTTACGCCAATTATCTTAGCTTATCTTGGCTATAGAGCGTTACGATCGGCCGATTATCGCGGCAGGGTTGGCGAACGCTTCGGCTTTAATAAATTTAATGTCAGCAAACCGGTTATTTTAATCCATTCGGTATCGGTTGGTGAAACCATTGCTGCTACGCCATTAATCAATAATTTGCTCTGCAACCATCCCGATCATCAAATTGTGGTAACAACGAGTACTCCTACTGGCAGCGCCACTGTGATCAAAGCATTTGGCAATCGCGTTACCCATTGTTATTTACCGCTAGACTTACCTGGTGCGATGCAACGATTCTTGCATCGATTACAGCCTGCCATTTGCATTATTATGGAAACGGAATTGTGGCCCAACATGATTCATCAGTTGCACCAACGCCAAATTCCGACCTTACTAGCCAATGCCAGAATGTCTGAAAAGTCAGCCCGTGGCTATCATAAAAAAGCCGCACCATTAATGGCCGAAATGTTAGCTAAAATAACGCAAGTATCAGCGCAATTTGCCAGTGATGGTCAACGTTTCTCAGATTTAGGCTTAGCGGCAGAAAAATTAAAAATTACCGGCAGCATCAAGTTCGATCTTAAGATTTCACCTGAATTAATCGCGCAACAAATGCAGTTAAAAGCAGCGTGGGCCACTCAGCGTCCGGTTTGGGTCGCAGGTAGTACCCACCCAGTTGAAGATCAGCAAATTTTGCAGGTTCACCAACAATTGTTACTGCAACTACCCGAGTTATTACTGGTTATTGTGCCGCGCCATTCGGAGCGATTCGACGGAGTCAGTCAACTGTGCCAAAGCATGGCGCTTAGTTTTGTCAAACGTAGCGATGACGAAGCACCAAGCCTCAAGACCCAAGTTGTAGTAGGCGATACCATGGGCGAATTATTACTGATGTGCGGGGTGGCGGATGTCGCTTTTATTGGCGGCAGTTTAATAGAGCGTGGCGGCCATAACCCACTAGAACCCGCCGCTTTAGGCAAGCCGGTATTAATGGGTCCACATGTCTTTAATTTTAGCGACATTTGTCAACGTTTAACCGCTGCCAAAGGTTTAACGATCGTCGAAGACCCATCTCAGCTCAGTCAAGAGCTGCAACGCTTATTTAACGATAACAACCAGCGACTGACCATGGGTCATAGCGCTCAAGAGTTTGTCAAAAGCAACCAAGGCACTCTGCAACGCCTTGAGCTGTGGGTTAGTAAGCAGCTAGCAATAACCAATACTTAA
- the mutM gene encoding bifunctional DNA-formamidopyrimidine glycosylase/DNA-(apurinic or apyrimidinic site) lyase: MPELPEVEVSKLGVSQHLNQQVISDIIVRTPKLRWDIPTEQLKTLIGQRIINVSRRAKYLIIETAAGDIIIHLGMSGSLRVIARDSALKKHDHFDLVVADKVLRLNDPRRFGALLFAAPGQTHQVFSKLGPEPLTDDFNASHLIALCQKRKAVIKQVIMDNPVVVGVGNIYANEALFLAGIDPRTPANQVPEKQLSKLVEVIKNVLVAAIKQGGTTLKDFSQTDGKPGYFAQSLHVYGRGGQACTQCGQILQELKIGQRASVFCEHCQK; the protein is encoded by the coding sequence ATGCCTGAATTACCCGAAGTTGAAGTGAGTAAATTAGGCGTTAGCCAACATCTTAATCAGCAAGTGATTAGCGATATAATCGTTCGAACACCAAAATTACGCTGGGATATTCCAACTGAGCAACTAAAAACACTGATCGGCCAGCGTATTATTAATGTCTCGCGCCGCGCGAAATATCTGATTATTGAAACGGCCGCTGGCGATATTATTATTCATTTAGGCATGTCGGGCAGTTTGCGGGTCATTGCGCGCGATAGTGCCTTAAAAAAACATGATCATTTCGATTTAGTGGTGGCCGACAAGGTTTTACGCTTGAATGATCCGCGTCGTTTTGGGGCTTTGTTGTTCGCGGCGCCAGGACAAACACACCAGGTATTTAGTAAGTTGGGCCCAGAACCTCTGACTGATGATTTTAATGCGAGCCATTTAATTGCGCTATGTCAAAAGCGTAAGGCTGTGATAAAACAGGTTATTATGGATAACCCTGTGGTGGTTGGCGTGGGGAACATTTACGCAAATGAGGCATTGTTTTTAGCTGGAATTGATCCGCGGACCCCAGCCAATCAGGTACCGGAAAAGCAATTGTCTAAGCTGGTTGAAGTGATCAAAAACGTGCTAGTCGCTGCGATTAAGCAGGGCGGTACCACGCTTAAAGATTTCAGCCAGACCGATGGCAAGCCAGGTTACTTTGCCCAATCATTGCATGTTTATGGGCGTGGTGGCCAAGCGTGCACTCAGTGTGGACAAATATTGCAAGAGCTAAAAATTGGTCAGCGGGCAAGCGTGTTTTGTGAGCATTGCCAGAAATGA